One segment of Purpureocillium takamizusanense chromosome 7, complete sequence DNA contains the following:
- a CDS encoding uncharacterized protein (COG:S~EggNog:ENOG503NVX4): MLLLHQVGAVKIGEVVRYTVTYTPSQDRILPSPEKLFVRIRNTSAIALRAAFVHGPYTLSVAAYPSAFSPNERFPNPRRYGVPQHEPMLKAGGSWECELVVPDDIRQAAGTGRHGHFGKAPDHDAESASWVIEVSSQVIFSTSVAVGYELVVARDRKSLSLSGSLPVVGSQSQVPTPGRVADLQQSVGSKDGHHPAQPRGVFSRAVHITVEDTASLWNTPRLPGWDDAGEDRLQGRAGANKPVESVVKTGDPETKESSMPTKQKSVHLVILTHGLHSNLGADMLFLKESIDASAKQARTDAKARKRRERERAAAQRQDSHRPESTEGEDVKADQEPPESSEPKDDTDDEDDDHEQVIVRGYSGNATKTERGIKYLGKRLARYVLSMTFPDQPYLPLGKGAGEGFAEGLKGDHHHKYQEHEVKQAHKHSTIQADMDKARREKHQRPYKITSISFVAHSLGGLVQTYAVAYIQKHSPQFFEHIKPINFITLASPFLGLSNENPLYVKFALDFGLVGRTGQDLGLTWRAPTLARSGWGAIVSNLGESAHKKVYGETQPESKPLLRILPTGPAHTALKKFRNRTVYSNVVNDGIVPLRTSCLLFLDWQGLGRVEKARRDAGLVETMVGFGWAELTGTNMASLRPKQLPSNGEPSDSGTTTPRDHMRQVPQPSSDAITEDDRASLRSIPTPYAEEDDAPSPGTVEPSTGGPLSGFFNLFKSNDPPKEQPVSHKQKMILRRGQTMPLDQAPVSPDLSDTSSQSRQASKSGKATSGHEFEEGAQGVAVPPKTTFFESAGDLLNPSVPSVEYVIDPSKRPRTIFHDRVYHPVDIPPPPMKKRQATLRRKTFNRVGSVSQQSTTSGSSSPYPSVAHEDSLNSTKDYDDTVHTNPDRHPDEVVDGSNMRVEEKIARGYHRDLSWRKVLVKLEPDAHNNIFVRRMFANAYGWPVIKHLVDAHFSDSATARMRTEDEHLGERALDMNQPPDEHGAETKAAAAAASSSTLNVAKPGHGGRNESEAREALDEVPDLPKSQGSEQSSTSAAAVAPASAALLSAPRAHPHPTDRADSVTWSERDWIDSDNESDADLGTAAAKDDKKQQHKAAQQQQQQHSSQAEGSQPPPPQQQKGSSKDGHDDQKQQQRALSPSSWNWAEKIVGRGARGRSKSPSPDANK, encoded by the coding sequence AtgctgctcctccaccaggtcggcgccgtcaagatAGGCGAGGTCGTCCGCTACACCGTCACCTACACCCCGTCGCAGGACCGCATCCTGCCCTCGCCCGAGAAGCTCTTCGTCCGCATCCGCAACACCTCGGCCatcgccctgcgcgccgccttcGTGCACGGCCCTTACAccctctccgtcgccgcatACCCCTCGGCCTTCTCCCCCAACGAGCGCTTCCCCAACCCCCGTCGCTATGGCGTCCCCCAGCACGAGCCAAtgctcaaggccggcggctcgtgggagtgcgagctcgtcgtccccgaCGACATCCGTCAGGCCGCCGGTAccggccgccacggccacttTGGCAAGGCGCCCGACCACGATGCTGAGAGTGCCAGCTGGGTCATCGAGGTCTCTTCCCAGGTCATATTCTCTACCTCTGTCGCCGTGGGGTACGAGCTCGTAGTCGCTCGCGACCGCAAGTCACTCAGCTTAAGCGGCTCATtacccgtcgtcggcagccaGAGCCAGGTCCCCACGCCCGGCAGGGTGGCGGACTTGCAGCAGAGCGTCGGATCCAAGGACGGCCATCACCCCGCGCAGCCGAGGGGCGTCTTCTCCCGCGCCGTCCACATCACCGTCGAGGATACGGCGTCCTTGTGGAACACGCCGCGCCTGCCCGGCTgggacgatgccggcgaggacagACTGCaggggcgcgccggcgccaacaaACCCGTCGAGAGCGTCGTAAAGACGGGTGATCCCGAGACCAAGGAGAGCTCAATGCCTACGAAGCAGAAGAGTGTTCACCTCGTCATCCTGACTCATGGCTTGCATAGCAACCTGGGCGCCGACATGCTGTTCCTGAAGGAGAGCATCGATGCTTCGGCGAAGCAGGCAAGAACCGATGCAAAAGCTAGGAAAAGAAGGGAACGGGAACGTGCTGCCGCCCAGAGGCAAGACTCTCACCGCCCGGAATCTACAGAAGGAGAGGATGTCAAGGCCGACCAGGAGCCGCCGGAATCTAGTGAGCCAAAGGACGATAccgatgacgaagacgatgatcACGAACAGGTGATTGTGCGGGGATACTCGGGAAATGCCACCAAAACGGAGCGAGGCATTAAATACCTGGGCAAGCGGCTGGCCAGGTACGTCCTGTCCATGACCTTTCCGGATCAGCCATACCTCCCTCTAGGGAAGGGGGCCGGAGAGGGTTTCGCCGAGGGCCTCAAAGgggaccaccaccacaagtACCAAGAGCACGAGGTGAAGCAAGCACACAAGCACAGCACGATACAAGCCGACATGGACAAGGCCCGGCGCGAGAAGCACCAGCGCCCGTACAAGATCACTAGCATCAGCTTCGTGGCGCATTCCTTGGGAGGCTTGGTTCAGACTTATGCCGTCGCCTACATCCAGAAGCATTCCCCTCAATTCTTCGAGCACATCAAGCCCATCAACTTCATAACCCTGGCGTCTCCTTTCCTTGGCCTAAGCAACGAAAATCCGCTCTACGTCAAGTTTGCACTCGActttggcctcgtcggccgtaCTGGGCAGGATTTAGGATTGACctggcgggcgccgacgctgGCCAGGAGCGGATGGGGCGCCATCGTGAGCAACCTGGGTGAGTCGGCGCACAAGAAAGTGTATGGAGAGACGCAACCAGAGTCGAAGCCGCTGCTAAGGATCCTGCCAACGGGACCGGCTCACACGGCGCTCAAGAAGTTCCGGAACCGTACCGTCTACTCGAATGTGgtcaacgacggcatcgtcccTCTGCGTACGAGCTGTCTTCTGTTTCTCGATTGGCAGGGGCTCGGTCGCGTCGAAAAGGCGCGACGCGACGCTGGACTTGTCGAGACCATGGTGGGCTTTGGCTGGGCGGAGCTGACAGGCACCAACATGGCGAGCCTCCGTCCTAAACAACTGCCTAGCAACGGTGAGCCAAGCGACTCAGGAACCACCACGCCACGGGATCACATGCGTCAGGTCCCTCAGCCGTCGAGCGACGCAATTACAGAAGACGACCGGGCGAGTCTCCGATCGATACCGACGCCTtacgccgaagaagacgatgccCCTTCGCCGGGCACGGTAGAGCCCTCCACCGGCGGACCTCTGTCTGGCTTTTTTAACCTGTTCAAGAGCAATGACCCGCCAAAGGAACAGCCCGTCTCCCATAAACAAAAGATGATactgcggcgcgggcagaCGATGCCCCTGGACCAGGCTCCCGTATCGCCTGATCTTTCGGACACGTCCAGCCAAAGccgccaagcaagcaagtcGGGCAAAGCAACGTCGGGCCATGAATTCGAAGAAGGCGCACAAGGGGTGGCAGTGCCGCCAAAGACGACATTTTTTGAATCCGCCGGAGACTTGCTGAACCCCAGCGTCCCGAGCGTCGAGTATGTCATTGACCCCTCGAAACGGCCTCGGACCATATTTCACGACCGTGTTTACCACCCTGTCGATATACCGCCTCCGCCGATGAAGAAACGACAGGCTACCCTGCGCCGCAAGACGTTCAATCGCGTCGGCTCTGTGTCGCAGCAGTCGACCACCAGcggctcttcttctccgtaTCCGTCCGTCGCCCACGAGGATTCCCTCAACTCAACCAAGGACTACGACGACACGGTGCACACGAATCCCGACAGGCACCCCGATGAGGTGGTGGACGGCTCCAACATGCGCGTTGAGGAAAAGATTGCCAGGGGCTACCACCGTGATCTGTCATGGCGCAAGGTGCTGGTCAAGCTCGAGCCGGACGCACACAACAACATTTTCGTTCGCCGCATGTTTGCCAACGCCTACGGCTGGCCCGTCATCAAGCACCTCGTGGACGCGCACTTTAGcgactcggcgacggcgcgcatgcgcaccgaggacgagcacCTCGGGGAGCGGGCCCTCGACATGAACCAGCCGcccgacgagcacggcgccgagaccaaggccgccgccgcggccgcgtcctcgagcaccCTTAATGTCGCCAAgccgggccacggcggccgcaacGAGAGCGAGGCGCGAGAGGCCCTCGATGAGGTCCCGGACCTGCCCAAGTCACAAGGCAGCGAGCAGTCGTCGACttcagcggcagcggtggctCCAGCATCCGCGGCGCTCCTCAGCGCACCTCGCGCTCACCCCCATCCTACGGACCGCGCCGACTCGGTGACGTGGAGCGAGCGCGACTGGATCGACAGCGATAATGAAAGTGACGCCGATCTcggtactgctgctgccaaagatgacaagaagcagcaacacaaggccgcgcagcagcagcagcagcaacactcATCGCAAGCGGAGGGatcccagccgccgccaccgcaaCAGCAAAAGGGGAGCAGCAAGGACGGTCATGATGACcaaaagcagcagcagagagCGCTGAGCCCCTCGTCGTGGAACTGGGCCGAGAAGATTGTCGGCAGGGGCGCCAGGGGCCGCAGCAAGAGTCCCAGCCCGGACGCCAACAAGTAG
- a CDS encoding uncharacterized protein (COG:S~TransMembrane:1 (o581-600i)~EggNog:ENOG503NWSR) codes for MRPPLNAKARRASSSGRDGGAGTVPRPGLAAVSPETGSSVPSQASLDDGILNPLKRRIIDAGVDYPRRRATIACEVCRSRKSRCDGTKPKCKLCTELGAECVYREPGVKLDAGDKLILEQLNRIESLLQMSMTTSQDNGIGANQGSPPVSNGTGLSADNSLLANPTNAISVIPNGGFGTWTSGPTGTNISTMPKCHTNATMHLLQWPLIRDLVSRPYDPQILLQLEMAREPLHSLTKTPCVDLSNTQAYIEAYFERVNVWYACVNPYSWKSQYRTALSNGFREGPESCIVLLVLALGQASLRGSISRIVPHEDPPGLQYFTAAWSLLPGMMTTNNVLAAQCHLLAAAYLFYLVRPLEAWNLLCTTSTKLQLLLMAPNRIPLQQRELVERIYWNALLFESDLLAELDLPHSGVVQFEENVGLPGGFEADEQTRVGRDELWYFLAEIALRRLLNRVSQLIYSKDSMSSTTSLEPVVAELDYQLNQWYESLPGPLQFPFARTVLADPVQTVLRLRFFACRTIIYRPYILAVLENEQAVLDAGVRDYCHKCLEACIRQLEHIVEHHAGHMPYIWQGALSMVSQTLLIMGATMSPSLLSILLTLVSHRDALDELINGVIAEVELYAALAPSLGLAAEIIKEAEVRRRAYLNA; via the exons ATGCGGCCTCCGTTAAACGCCAAagctcggcgcgcttcgAGTTCTGGccgggatggcggcgccggaaCGGTCCCGCGCCCGGGCCTCGCTGCAGTGTCCCCGGAGACTGGCTCGAGCGTACCCTCGCAGGcgtcgctcgacgacggcatcctgAACCCGCTCAAGCGGAGGATCATAGACGCCGGCGTGGACTACCCCCGCCGCAGGGCCACTATCGCT TGCGAGGTGTGTCGCTCGAGAAAGTCTCGCTGTGATGGTACCAAGCCCAAGTGCAAGCTCTGTACGGAACTGGGTGCAGAATGCGTCTACCGCGAGCCCGGCgtcaagctcgacgccggcgataAGCTgatcctcgagcagctcaacCGCATCGAGAGCCTACTGCAAATGAGCATGACTACCTCCCAAGACAATGGCATCGGCGCCAACCAGGGCTCCCCCCCAGTGTCCAACGGCACAGGCCTCAGTGCCGACAACAGCCTCCTCGCGAACCCAACCAATGCGATTTCTGTCATTCCCAACGGTGGATTCGGAACTTGGACCAGTGGACCGACGGGTACCAACATATCCACCATGCCAAAATGTCACACCAACGCCACCATGCATCTCCTGCAGTGGCCATTGATTCGCGACCTGGTATCCCGGCCGTACGATCCGCAGATTCTGCTCCAGCTCGAAATGGCCCGGGAACCACTTCATTCTCTGACCAAGACGCCGTGTGTAGACCTATCCAACACACAAGCATACATCGAGGCGTACTTCGAACGGGTCAATGTCTGGTACGCCTGCGTCAACCCGTATTCATGGAAAAGCCAGTATCGCACCGCACTTTCAAACGGCTTTCGGGAAGGCCCCGAGAGCTGCAttgtgctgctggtgctggcacTTGGCCAGGCCAGCTTGCGGGGCAGCATATCGCGTATCGTGCCTCACGAGGACCCTCCCGGCCTGCAGTACTTTACTGCCGCCTGGTCCCTTCTGCCAggcatgatgacgacgaacAATGTCCTCGCGGCGCAATGCcacctgctggccgccgcgtaCCTCTTTTATCTCGTTCGGCCTCTCGAGGCATGGAACCTACTATGCACCACGAGCACCAAGCTACAGCTGTTGCTCATGGCGCCGAATCGCATACCTCTTCAGCAGCGAGAACTCGTGGAACGCATATACTGGAACGCGCTCCTCTTTGAAAGCGATCTCCTGGCCGAGTTAGATCTTCCCCACTCTGGAGTCGTCCAGTTCGAGGAAAATGTCGGGCTCCCCGGCGGCTTCGAAGCTGACGAGCAGACGCGGGTCGGTAGAGACGAGCTGTGGTACTTTTTGGCAGAGATCGCGCTGAGGCGGCTGTTGAACAGGGTCAGCCAGCTAATATACTCCAAGGACTCGATGTCATCAACGACGAGTTTGGAGCCTGTCGTTGCCGAACTTGATTACCAGCTCAACCAGTGGTATGAAAGCTTGCCAGGCCCCCTGCAGTTCCCATTCGCCAGAACTGTGCTGGCCGATCCTGTGCAAACTGTTTTGCGCCTGCGCTTCTTCGCGTGTCGAACCATCATATATCGCCCATATATTCTAGCCGTCTTGGAAAACGAGCAGGCCGTTTTGGATGCGGGCGTTCGTGACTATTGCCACAAGTGCTTGGAGGCGTGCATCCGGCAGTTGGAGCATATTGTCGAGCA CCATGCTGGACACATGCCATATATCTGGCAAGGAGCCTTGTCGATGGTGTCCCAAACGCTACTCATCATGGGGGCCACGATGTCGCCGTCCCTCCTGAGCATATTGCTCACGCTAGTCTCGCACCgggacgcgctcgacgagctcatcAATGGGGTCATtgccgaggtcgagctctacgcggcgctggcgccgagcCTGGGCCTGGCAGCCGAGATCATCAAGGAGGCAGAGGTTAGAAGACGGGCGTATTTGAACGCGTGA
- a CDS encoding uncharacterized protein (EggNog:ENOG503P0F9~COG:G), with protein MLGSMLTATSLLGMAHVASAAGSTLFVSSYNSKVTTLNVGADACKAGSPVPKLQTVAESSGCGESPSWLTLDHTKGLLYCVDEQLQSSGGALASFKTNADGSLKSLAKVNTSSGPVSIAVYGKGGNGLALAHYGGSAFSTWDATDPSHLVNIQTETYKFTKPPADPPRQTAPRPHEAYLDPTKKFIVVPDLGTDELRLYAVGADSLTTTKLDSVAAPAGSGPRHVDFVKRAGSTFMYLVTELSSQIVGYKVTYPADGKIAFKQLWVMSAHGWDKPTPKQAYASEIVVSPDQRFAIVSSRNENSFTVPNFDPSNSTQIVSDPLINFRIDDEGGLTAVQEVAAGGKYPRQFSLNKAGTLVAVGLQNDNRVALIKRDPQSGKLGGFVGYTELGGQITSVIFNE; from the exons ATGCTCGGCTCCATGCTGACCGCCACAAGCCTGCTCGGCATGGCGCAcgtcgcgtcggccgccggcagcacGCTGTTCGTCTCGTCGTACAACAGCAAGGTCACGACGCTCAAcgtgggcgccgacgcctgCAAGGCGGGCTCCCCCGTGCCAAAGCTCCAGACGGTCGCCGAGTCgtcgggctgcggcgagagCCCTTCGTGGCTCACCCTCGATCACACCAAGGGCCTGCTCTActgcgtcgacgagcagctccagtcgagcggcggcgcgctcgcctcCTTCAAGACCAAtgccgacggcagcctcaAGTCTTTGGCCAAGGTCAACACGTCTTCGGGCCCCGTCAGTATCGCCGTgtacggcaagggcggcaatGGCCTGGCCCTTGCGCACTA cggcggctctgccTTCTCGACGTGGGACGCCACGGACCCCTCCCACCTGGTCAACATCCAGACGGAGACGTACAAGTTCACCAAGCCGCCCGCGGATCCGCCCCGCCAGaccgcaccgcgcccgcACGAGGCCTACCTCGACCCGACCAAGAAGTTCATCGTCGTGCCCGACCTGGGCACCGATGAGCTGCGCCTctacgccgtcggcgccgacagcctgaccaccaccaagctCGATTCGgtcgccgcgccagccgGTTCTGGCCCGCGCCATGTCGACTTCGTCAAGCGCGCCGGCAGCACCTTCATGTACCTCGTCACGGAGCTGTCGAGCCAGATCGTTGGCTACAAGGTGACGTacccggccgacggcaagatTGCGTTCAAGCAGCTCTGGGTGATGAGCGCCCACGGCTGGGACAAGCCTACGCCCAAGCAGGCGTACGCCTCGGAGATTGTCGTCTCG CCCGACCAGAGGTTCGCCATTGTGTCGTCGCGCAACGAAAACAGCTTCACGGTGCCCAACTTCGACCCGTCCAACTCGACGCAAATCGTTTCGGATCCGCTCATCAACTtccgcatcgacgacgagggcggcctcaCGGCGGTGcaggaggtggcggcgggcggcaagtACCCGCGACAGTTTTCCCTCAACAAGGCCGGTACTCTCGTGGCCGTGGGCCTGCAAAATGACAACCGCGTCGCGCTCATCAAGCGGGATCCGCAGTCGGGCAAGCTGGGCGGCTTCGTGGGCTACACGGAGCTGGGCGGGCAGATTACCTCGGTCATCTTTAACGAATAG
- a CDS encoding uncharacterized protein (EggNog:ENOG503P0F9~SECRETED:SignalP(1-20~SECRETED:cutsite=ASA-AG~SECRETED:prob=0.5963)~COG:G) — translation MAHVASAAGSTLFVSSYNSKVTTLNVGADACKAGSPVPKLQTVAESSGCGESPSWLTLDHTKGLLYCVDEQLQSSGGALASFKTNADGSLKSLAKVNTSSGPVSIAVYGKGGNGLALAHYGGSAFSTWDATDPSHLVNIQTETYKFTKPPADPPRQTAPRPHEAYLDPTKKFIVVPDLGTDELRLYAVGADSLTTTKLDSVAAPAGSGPRHVDFVKRAGSTFMYLVTELSSQIVGYKVTYPADGKIAFKQLWVMSAHGWDKPTPKQAYASEIVVSPDQRFAIVSSRNENSFTVPNFDPSNSTQIVSDPLINFRIDDEGGLTAVQEVAAGGKYPRQFSLNKAGTLVAVGLQNDNRVALIKRDPQSGKLGGFVGYTELGGQITSVIFNE, via the exons ATGGCGCAcgtcgcgtcggccgccggcagcacGCTGTTCGTCTCGTCGTACAACAGCAAGGTCACGACGCTCAAcgtgggcgccgacgcctgCAAGGCGGGCTCCCCCGTGCCAAAGCTCCAGACGGTCGCCGAGTCgtcgggctgcggcgagagCCCTTCGTGGCTCACCCTCGATCACACCAAGGGCCTGCTCTActgcgtcgacgagcagctccagtcgagcggcggcgcgctcgcctcCTTCAAGACCAAtgccgacggcagcctcaAGTCTTTGGCCAAGGTCAACACGTCTTCGGGCCCCGTCAGTATCGCCGTgtacggcaagggcggcaatGGCCTGGCCCTTGCGCACTA cggcggctctgccTTCTCGACGTGGGACGCCACGGACCCCTCCCACCTGGTCAACATCCAGACGGAGACGTACAAGTTCACCAAGCCGCCCGCGGATCCGCCCCGCCAGaccgcaccgcgcccgcACGAGGCCTACCTCGACCCGACCAAGAAGTTCATCGTCGTGCCCGACCTGGGCACCGATGAGCTGCGCCTctacgccgtcggcgccgacagcctgaccaccaccaagctCGATTCGgtcgccgcgccagccgGTTCTGGCCCGCGCCATGTCGACTTCGTCAAGCGCGCCGGCAGCACCTTCATGTACCTCGTCACGGAGCTGTCGAGCCAGATCGTTGGCTACAAGGTGACGTacccggccgacggcaagatTGCGTTCAAGCAGCTCTGGGTGATGAGCGCCCACGGCTGGGACAAGCCTACGCCCAAGCAGGCGTACGCCTCGGAGATTGTCGTCTCG CCCGACCAGAGGTTCGCCATTGTGTCGTCGCGCAACGAAAACAGCTTCACGGTGCCCAACTTCGACCCGTCCAACTCGACGCAAATCGTTTCGGATCCGCTCATCAACTtccgcatcgacgacgagggcggcctcaCGGCGGTGcaggaggtggcggcgggcggcaagtACCCGCGACAGTTTTCCCTCAACAAGGCCGGTACTCTCGTGGCCGTGGGCCTGCAAAATGACAACCGCGTCGCGCTCATCAAGCGGGATCCGCAGTCGGGCAAGCTGGGCGGCTTCGTGGGCTACACGGAGCTGGGCGGGCAGATTACCTCGGTCATCTTTAACGAATAG